The Aythya fuligula isolate bAytFul2 chromosome 2, bAytFul2.pri, whole genome shotgun sequence genome contains a region encoding:
- the ACKR2 gene encoding atypical chemokine receptor 2 has protein sequence MDAQDYAANTSDYPYEYLDEVDYMQYGLCTKEEVLSFSRAFLPAFYTVVFLVGLAGNLLLFVVLVLYIRKKKKMTEVYLLNLVVSDFFLLLTLPFWALYISQRVTWDMLCPFLNAMYTMNFYSGVFLVSCMSLDMYLQIVDACSLRSSTTQRKSILVLVAVWILSILLSIPDGLFTTTKHINNQTIVCTRDYGQEHLFWKVVFQVIQNVLGFLFPLLLMVFCYSRIACVLTTSRMPGSRRALCFVFTLVGVFFVLWFPYNIVLILHSLQDVGVIRSCERSRQLDYAIQITESLAFVHCCLNPLLYAFVKKRFRLYLWKICRRSAFVDIQPSETSPSCSRYAAQLEMLSITTA, from the coding sequence ATGGATGCCCAAGATTATGCTGCCAACACCAGTGACTACCCCTACGAGTACTTGGACGAGGTGGACTACATGCAGTATGGCCTCTGCACCAAAGAAGAGGTGCTTTCCTTCAGCAGGGCATTCTTGCCGGCTTTTTACACCGTGGTGTTCCTGGTCGGCTTGGCGGGGAACCTTCTGCTCTTTGTTGTCCTCGTTCTgtacatcaggaagaaaaagaagatgacTGAGGTGTATCTGCTCAACCTGGTGGTGTCAGACTTTTTCTTGCTGCTAACCCTTCCTTTCTGGGCCCTGTACATTTCCCAGCGGGTGACCTGGGATATGCTGTGCCCGTTCTTAAACGCCATGTACACCATGAATTTCTACAGCGGTGTCTTCCTTGTGAGCTGCATGAGCCTGGACATGTACCTGCAGATCGTTGACGCTTGCTCTCTTCGCAGCTCCACGACACAGAGGAAATCCATCCTCGTCTTGGTGGCGGTGTGGATCCTTTCCATCCTCCTCTCCATTCCGGATGGCCTCTTCACCACCACGAAGCACATCAACAACCAAACCATCGTGTGCACCCGTGATTATGGGCAGGAACACTTGTTTTGGAAAGTTGTCTTTCAGGTCATCCAAAACGTCCTGggtttccttttccccctcctcttgATGGTGTTCTGCTATTCCCGCATAGCGTGCGTCCTCACCACGTCGCGGATGCCCGGCTCGAGGAGAGCCCTCTGCTTTGTCTTCACTCTGGTGGGCGTCTTCTTCGTCCTGTGGTTCCCTTACAACATCGTCCTCATCCTCCACTCCCTTCAAGACGTTGGCGTGATCCGGAGCTGTGAGAGGAGCAGACAGCTGGACTACGCTATTCAGATCACCGAGAGCTTGGCCTTCGTCCACTGCTGCCTCAATCCCTTGCTCTACGCTTTTGTGAAGAAGCGGTTCCGGCTGTATTTGTGGAAGATCTGCAGGAGAAGCGCTTTCGTTGACATCCAGCCCTCCGAGACAAGCCCCTCTTGCAGCAGGTACGCTGCCCAGCTAGAAATGCTGAGTATCACAACGGCATGA